One Mercurialis annua linkage group LG3, ddMerAnnu1.2, whole genome shotgun sequence DNA window includes the following coding sequences:
- the LOC126675176 gene encoding glutaredoxin-like: MAMTKAKELVSSNAVVVFSKSYCPYCQSVKQLLNQLGAKYKAVELDIESDGSELQSALGEWTGQRTVPNVFIGGKHIGGCDDTKSKNNKGELVPLLTEAGALSKSSA, translated from the exons ATGGCAATGACCAAGGCTAAAGAGCTTGTTTCTTCAAACGCTGTTGTCGTTTTCAG CAAGTCTTATTGCCCGTATTGCCAGAGCGTGAAGCAGCTTCTGAATCAACTGGGGGCTAAATACAAGGCTGTGGAGTTGGATATTGAga GTGATGGAAGTGAGCTTCAATCAGCATTGGGCGAGTGGACTGGACAGCGCACCGTGCCAAATGTTTTCATCGGAGGAAAGCACATTGGTGGCTGCGACG ATACGAAATCCAAGAACAACAAGGGCGAGCTGGTTCCTCTGCTCACCGAAGCTGGAGCTCTCAGCAAGTCTTCAGCTTAA
- the LOC126674250 gene encoding uncharacterized protein LOC126674250, with amino-acid sequence MLQILFIPDTTTLNYWLNWRVLLCAIWVLTPVIVALFILWKYEGLDNFRFCRGKTQQEIADHCLHEQRTWRPCLDQIHPIWLLVYRVVAFSVLFASLVSKASVNGFLVMFFFYTQWTFISVTFYFGFGIVLSVWGCYQYHKRSRSRSVDDTEQGYREPLLHEESTNMTEERKLTNSQREISVSRAASISSYLFQILFQMNAGAVMLTDCVYWAIIFPSLTIKDYNMNFMTVNMHTLNVVVLLGDTALNCLPFPWFRISYFILWTGAFVIFQWILHACKPIWWPYPFLDLSSPYAPLWYLLVGLMHLPCYGFFVLIVRMKHDLLSKWFPQSYRCLK; translated from the exons AT GTTGCAGATATTGTTTATTCCTGATACTACCACCTTGAATTACTGGTTGAACTGGAGGGTTTTGTTATGTGCAATCTGGGTATTGACTCCTGTGATTGTAGCTTTATTCATTCTTTGGAAATATGAAGGCTTGGATAATTTCAGATTTTGCAGAGGGAAAACTCAGCAAGAAATTGCAGACCATTGTTTGCATGAACAAAGAACTTGGAGACCATGTCTTGATCAAATTCATCCCATTTGGTTGTTGGTGTATCGAGTCGTCGCTTTCTCTGTGCTTTTTGCTTCCCTCGTTAGTAAAGCTTCGGTTAATGGATTCCTCGTCATGTTTTTCTTCTATACTCA GTGGACTTTTATTTCTGTCACCTTTTATTTTGGA TTTGGAATAGTGCTCTCCGTCTGGGGCTGTTACCAGTATCATAAAAGGAGCAGGAGTCGTTCTGTGGATGATACCGAGCAAGGTTATCGCGAGCCTCTATTACATGAGGAAAGCACAAATATGACAGAGGAGAGAAAATTGACAAATTCTCAAAGGGAGATTTCTGTTTCCCGAGCAGCAAGTATCTCAAGTTATCTATTTCAGATTCTGTTCCAG ATGAATGCCGGGGCAGTAATGCTCACAGATTGTGTATATTGGGCCATTATTTTTCCATCTCTTACCATCAAAGATTACAATATGAATTTT ATGACTGTGAATATGCATACGCTCAATGTCGTTGTACTCCTCGGTGACACAGCTTTGAACTGCTTG CCGTTTCCTTGGTTTCGGATTTCTTACTTCATTCTATGGACGGGTGCTTTCGTCATTTTCCAATGGATTCTTCATGCTTGTAAACCAATTTG GTGGCCATATCCGTTTCTCGACTTGTCATCACCATATGCTCCACTATG GTACTTGCTGGTTGGATTGATGCATTTGCCATGCTACGGTTTCTTTGTGTTAATTGTCAGAATGAAACACGACCTCTTGTCGAAATGGTTCCCTCAATCTTATCGATGCCTAAAATGA